In Methyloceanibacter stevinii, the genomic stretch CTTGCGGAACGGCTTGAAAAAGTGAGGAACATGAGCAAGGACGACTTGAAGATTCTCTATAAAGAACAGCTTAGAGCGGACCCCGAACAAGGCAGCAAGGGGGCCGGGCTCGGCCTCACGGAAATCGCGCGTCGCGCCTCGAAGCCGATCGAGTATGACTTCGCCGATGTCGATGGCGACCACGTCTTCTTTGCCTTGAGGGCGACGATTTGAGGTCCGAATTGATGCGCGATCCGCTGAACATTGAGCAGACCTCCCGTACGCCGGCCGTGGTCTTCGACTATCCGAACAATCACCTGAAGCTGTCGGGCGAATCCTATCCCGAGGACGCGACCGAGTTTTACCGGCCGGTCTTCAACGCGCTCGACGAGTATCTCGGTTCGCTGGGTGAGGGGCGTTGCCGTTTCGACTTCGAACTCATTTACTTGAACAGCTCGAGCGCCAAGGCCGTGATGATGCTGATGGACAAGCTCGAGGACGCCGCCAAGAACGGCGCCGACGTGGACGTCTACTGGTTCTACGACAACGACGACGACACGATGCAAGAGCTGGGCGAGGAATTCGGCGAGGAGCTTGAGAGCGCCGTATTCCATCTTGAGAAGATGGCGGGCTGATGCCGTCGGACGATCTCTTCGCCGCCGAAGGGAAGGTCATCGTCGAGGCACAGAAGCTCCTCGACGACGGCCGCTTCGCCGACATTGGCGACCGCACGCTCTACGAAGGCCTGCTCAAGGACTATCAGAAGCTGTTGCGCACGACGCGCCGGCTGATGCGCCTCAGCGACCGTAATGAGGAACAGCTCAACGCGCTGAGCAAGGAGCAGAAAGAGGCCAACACGGTCATCGCCAAGCACAACAAGGAGCTAGATGCGCTGGCGACCAAGCTGTCGAAATATTTGTCGCCTCAGATCTACCACTCGATCTTCACGGGCGCGCAGAACGTCGAAATCGCTTCCAGCCGCAAGAAGCTGACGATCTTCTTTTCCGACATCATGAACTTCACCGAGACGACCGACAGGCTGGAGTCCGAGGACCTCACCAACCTGCTCAATCGCTACCTCACGGAGATGACCAACATCGCGCTCGAATACGGCGCAACCATCGACAAATATATCGGCGACGCCATCATGGTGTTCTTCGGCGATCCCCAGTCCAAGGGAGTCAAGGAGGACGCTTGCGCCTGTGTACGCATGGCGTTGGCAATGCTCAGGCGCTTGAGTGAGCTCCATACGGAATGGCTGGAACTCGGCGCCACGGAGCCGTTTCACCTGCGCATGGGCATCAACACCGGCTACGTTACCGTGGGTAATTTCGGTGGCGACGAGCGCATGGACTACACCATCATCGGCAGCTGCGTGAATGCCACGGCGCGCCTCGAGTTCCATGCGGACACCGACAGCATTCTGATCGGTCACGAGACCTACGCACTTGTGAAAGACGAGGTGGACGTTGAGGAACGCGAGCCCATCAAGGTCAAGGGATTCGCCGAACCCGTCCGCTGCTACAAGGTGCTTGGCCTCTATGAGGATCTGGAGCGCGAAGGATCCGTCATCCGGGAGGAGCAGGACGGCTTCAAGCTGCTGCTCGACCTGAAGAAGCGCGAGCGGGCCGAGGCCATCGAAGCGCTGCAGGCCATCATAGAGCGCCTCAAGCAATAGCGCCTCGGTGCGTGCCCTTCCGGCTGCGGCTGTCGGCGAGGCGCGACGAGCGCTACCGCTCGCGTCGGGGGCGAATGTCTACTAAAACCACGGCTGTGCCTGCTGCGGGCACGGCGCCGCGCTCGGCAAGCGATTGGAAAGAAAGCATTCTCGATGAAAGACGCCAACTGGATCGAGCGTTTCGAGGGATTGAGCCGCCTCCCGGAGCCGATCAAGGACACCCTGGTGAGTCGCAGTCAGGTCGTGTCCGTTCCGGGCGGAACCAAGATCTTCGGTCCGGGTCTTGAGCCCGACAATTTGCTGCTCCTGATCGAAGGAACGGTAAAGGTCTCGCAGACCTCCGAAAGCGGGCGCGAAATCGTGCTCTATCGGGTCGAGGCGGGGCAAAGCTGCGTCTTGACCACGGCCTGCCTGCTCGCCCATGAGGCTTATTCGGCCGAAGGCGTTGCGGAGACCGCCGTGACTGCCGTGGCGATCCCTCGGGCGGTATTCGACGAGCTGGCCGCCAGCTCCCCGCAGTTCCGCGCTTTCGTTTTTGCAGCCTATGCGCGCCGTATCACGGACCTGTTTCGTGTCATCGACGAGGTCGCCTTCGGGAAGATCGACGTGCGGCTCGCGGACCGGCTCATCGGGCTTGCGGGAGGCTCCGGCGAGCTCGAGGTGACGCACCAGCAGCTTGCGACCGAGCTCGGCACGGCGCGCGAGGTGGTTTCGCGCCAGCTGAGCGAGTTCCAGAAGCGCGGCTGGATCCGCCTTTCGCGAGGCCATGTCTCGTTGAGCGACACACCGGCCTTGGAGCGCTTGGCCGCCTCCGCTTGAGGCCCTTACGAGCCGTTCCAGGCCTATGTGACTACATCACCGACAGGCTCGACAGGACCCAGTAATTTCATGGGGAACTCAACCCTGAAAGGCTCCGCCATGACCGCAAATGTCGGCACAATCGACCGGATTTTCCGCGCAGTACTCGGCCTCGTTTTGCTGTGGTTCGCGTTTTTCAGCGGTTTGCCGCTCGCCGACACTCCGGTCTGGAAATATGGCGCGGCCATTGTCGGCGTGGTGATGCTGATCGTGGCCCTCGTTCGCGTCTGCCCCATCTACAGCATCTTTGGCCTGAAGACGTGTGCCTGAAGACTTGAATGGCCCGCTGTGGCCGGGCGTCCCGGCGGCGCACTGAGCGCGCGGGGCCCCGCCAGCCGGCCAGGTCCAGGCACCCAATTTGGAAAGGACTATTCTCGTGACGAACTATCCGATCGACATGACCGTCCACCCGGAAGTCGAATCCTTCTTCGACGAGCCGACCAACACCATCAGCTACATCGTCAAAGACCCGACGTCGGACTCCTGTGCCGTCGTGGACAGTGTGATGGACCTCGACTACGCGGCGGGCCGCATCACCCATGACAGTGCCGACGAGATCATCGCCCGCATCAAGGAGCGCGGTCTCAAGCTCGAATGGATCATCGAGACCCATGCCCACGCAGACCATCTGTCGGCGGCGCCGTACATTCAGCAGGAGCTCGGCGGCAAGCTCGGCATCGGCTCGAAGATACTGGTCGTGCAGGAGACCTTCGGGAAGTTCTTCAACGAGGGCACCGAGTTCCAGCGCGACGGCAGCCAGTTCGACGCTCTCTTCGAGGATGGCGACACCTACACCATCGGCAATCTGAAAGCCTTCGCCATGTACACGCCGGGCCACACGCCGGCCTGCATGGTCC encodes the following:
- a CDS encoding DUF1987 domain-containing protein, encoding MRDPLNIEQTSRTPAVVFDYPNNHLKLSGESYPEDATEFYRPVFNALDEYLGSLGEGRCRFDFELIYLNSSSAKAVMMLMDKLEDAAKNGADVDVYWFYDNDDDTMQELGEEFGEELESAVFHLEKMAG
- a CDS encoding adenylate/guanylate cyclase domain-containing protein; its protein translation is MPSDDLFAAEGKVIVEAQKLLDDGRFADIGDRTLYEGLLKDYQKLLRTTRRLMRLSDRNEEQLNALSKEQKEANTVIAKHNKELDALATKLSKYLSPQIYHSIFTGAQNVEIASSRKKLTIFFSDIMNFTETTDRLESEDLTNLLNRYLTEMTNIALEYGATIDKYIGDAIMVFFGDPQSKGVKEDACACVRMALAMLRRLSELHTEWLELGATEPFHLRMGINTGYVTVGNFGGDERMDYTIIGSCVNATARLEFHADTDSILIGHETYALVKDEVDVEEREPIKVKGFAEPVRCYKVLGLYEDLEREGSVIREEQDGFKLLLDLKKRERAEAIEALQAIIERLKQ
- a CDS encoding Crp/Fnr family transcriptional regulator, whose product is MKDANWIERFEGLSRLPEPIKDTLVSRSQVVSVPGGTKIFGPGLEPDNLLLLIEGTVKVSQTSESGREIVLYRVEAGQSCVLTTACLLAHEAYSAEGVAETAVTAVAIPRAVFDELAASSPQFRAFVFAAYARRITDLFRVIDEVAFGKIDVRLADRLIGLAGGSGELEVTHQQLATELGTAREVVSRQLSEFQKRGWIRLSRGHVSLSDTPALERLAASA
- a CDS encoding YgaP family membrane protein, encoding MTANVGTIDRIFRAVLGLVLLWFAFFSGLPLADTPVWKYGAAIVGVVMLIVALVRVCPIYSIFGLKTCA
- a CDS encoding MBL fold metallo-hydrolase; the encoded protein is MTVHPEVESFFDEPTNTISYIVKDPTSDSCAVVDSVMDLDYAAGRITHDSADEIIARIKERGLKLEWIIETHAHADHLSAAPYIQQELGGKLGIGSKILVVQETFGKFFNEGTEFQRDGSQFDALFEDGDTYTIGNLKAFAMYTPGHTPACMVHVIGDAAFVGDTLFMPDGGSARADFPGGDAGTLYDSIMKVLSLPDEMRLFMCHDYAPGGREYAWETTVAEEKKNNIHVGNGKTKEDFIKFRTERDATLGMPRLIIPSLQVNIRGGEVPKDKDGRPMLKVPVNGL